In Gadus macrocephalus chromosome 4, ASM3116895v1, the following proteins share a genomic window:
- the lmo4a gene encoding LIM domain transcription factor LMO4a isoform X2 encodes MVNSRVVEAPAVAVMGGGGGGGVGVGGGGGGGGGGGGGAVVARRLCGGCGDRIADRFMLFSMERYWHTRCLKCSCCHAQLGEYSSTCYSKGGMILCKNDYIRLFGHSGACSACGQTIPASEMVMRAQGNVYHVKCFTCATCRNRLMPGDRFHYINGTIFCEHDRPGGGLLSHPTSLMPDQKVC; translated from the exons ATGGTGAACAGCAGGGTGGTCGAGGCTCCCGCCGTAGCGGTGATGGGCGGCGGTGGGGGCGGAGGCGTCGGCGTcggcggtggaggaggcggcggcggcggcggaggcggcggcgcgGTCGTGGCCAGGAGGCTTTGCGGTGGCTGCGGGGACCGCATCGCCGACCGCTTCATGCTCTTCTCCATGGAGCGCTACTGGCACACGCGCTGCCTGAAGTGCTCCTGCTGCCACGCCCAGCTGGGGGAGTACAGCAGCACCTGCTACAGCAAGGGGGGCATGATCCTCTGCAAGAACGACTACATCAG gctcTTCGGACACAGCGGTGCATGCAGTGCTTGTGGCCAGACGATCCCAGCCAGTGAGATGGTGATGCGGGCGCAGGGCAATGTTTACCACGTTAAG tgtTTCACCTGTGCTACCTGTAGAAACCGGTTGATGCCCGGGGACCGCTTCCACTACATCAACGGAACCATCTTCTGTGAACACGACCGGCccgggggggggctgctcaGCCACCCCACCTCCCTGATGCCAGACCAGAAG GTGTGCTGA
- the lmo4a gene encoding LIM domain transcription factor LMO4a isoform X1: MVNSRVVEAPAVAVMGGGGGGGVGVGGGGGGGGGGGGGAVVARRLCGGCGDRIADRFMLFSMERYWHTRCLKCSCCHAQLGEYSSTCYSKGGMILCKNDYIRLFGHSGACSACGQTIPASEMVMRAQGNVYHVKCFTCATCRNRLMPGDRFHYINGTIFCEHDRPGGGLLSHPTSLMPDQKVGAGGGGGGGGRAPDRHTHFGCETISLKCHGSVLRR; this comes from the exons ATGGTGAACAGCAGGGTGGTCGAGGCTCCCGCCGTAGCGGTGATGGGCGGCGGTGGGGGCGGAGGCGTCGGCGTcggcggtggaggaggcggcggcggcggcggaggcggcggcgcgGTCGTGGCCAGGAGGCTTTGCGGTGGCTGCGGGGACCGCATCGCCGACCGCTTCATGCTCTTCTCCATGGAGCGCTACTGGCACACGCGCTGCCTGAAGTGCTCCTGCTGCCACGCCCAGCTGGGGGAGTACAGCAGCACCTGCTACAGCAAGGGGGGCATGATCCTCTGCAAGAACGACTACATCAG gctcTTCGGACACAGCGGTGCATGCAGTGCTTGTGGCCAGACGATCCCAGCCAGTGAGATGGTGATGCGGGCGCAGGGCAATGTTTACCACGTTAAG tgtTTCACCTGTGCTACCTGTAGAAACCGGTTGATGCCCGGGGACCGCTTCCACTACATCAACGGAACCATCTTCTGTGAACACGACCGGCccgggggggggctgctcaGCCACCCCACCTCCCTGATGCCAGACCAGAAGgtgggggcaggaggaggaggaggaggaggaggaagggctcctgacaggcacacacattttGGCTGTGAAACAATTTCATTAAAGTGCCATGGAA GTGTGCTGAGGAgatga